A window of Macrotis lagotis isolate mMagLag1 chromosome 1, bilby.v1.9.chrom.fasta, whole genome shotgun sequence genomic DNA:
CCTGGAAGGCTTCCTGGTGGAAGGGCCTAGAAGGGGGAAGAGCTGCTCTGGGACAGGGCCTGGTGCTGAACTGAGGccacagccccccccccagaCGGGGAGATTGAGATGTGGGAAGCTGTTGACAGGCCCTGAAAACTCATGGCTTCGGGGTGCCCAACACCTGGGTGGCAGCCGCATCGGGCAGCCCTGGCCCCCTGCCTCGCCTCTGCCAGGAAGACGCTGGGATCCAGGGCGGGCTTTTCACCTCCTCTTTTAGCCACACGGGCTCCCTAGGGTCACCCCCTCAGCTCTGACCTCCAGCCTGAATGCCAAGCCTTTTTGGGGCCCAGGATAAGCAAGCTGTCTCCCGGGAGCCCCCAGGGCCTCATTCCCCATGTGGGCCCTGCTTGACCTTGGCCAAAGCCAGCCCTCTCCAGGCTGCTTCGACCCTGCCCTGGACAAAGGGGTTATTTAATCTGCCACTGCCCATCTAGGTCCATGGCGAGTGCCAAGAGACCAGGCAGTGGCATGCGCTGCCCCCCTCCATCAAGTCCATCTTTAGGGGCCTGTCCTTTGGCATGGGCTGAATGAAGGGGGATCTGAAGGGGGCTGGAGGCTCCATCTCCCAAAGAAATCGCTGGTAAATTCTCAGCATTCTGAATCATTCCACATGTTGGTGGTCTCATCACTGACGGATGAGAGGGTCTAGCCGGTGGGAGGTGTTTAATCAGTGCCTCTGAGGAATGAGGGGAAGGGGGGCAGCCAGTGGCAGGGGTCTGGGAGAAAGCCCCGAGTCCTCCCTGGACCTCCCGGCCCTCCCAGGCGCAGACAGCCCCACGGCCTGGCTCCTCTGGGCTCCACAGTTGAGTTTATTCAGACAGACATAAGGAACAGGGAACAGACACATGCCCGCCCCCCCCCGGCCCCACACTCTAGGACCCCCATCACTCTACTCTTCCCCTGTACAGTAGCTGCTGCAGACAAGAAACCTGGAAGGCCTGGGTGTGGGCAGAGGGGCAAGGAAGAGAGCAGGGGAACAGGTCGGCCCCCCGGGACCAGAGAATCTGCAGTTCCCCCTAATTCACCTCAGCTGGAGAGTACCCAGTGGTGGCAAGAGGGTGGAAGTCCCGGTCAGTGTGGGGTGGGGAGAGCTATCCTGCAAGGAGGGGAAGAATTAAGACTGCAATCTTCCCAGGGGACACCCCCACTTCAATCTTGTTCTTCCACGGTTGGCACCTAAAGGGAGGGTTCCATTTCAGAGAGGGGGCAGAGGGGATCGGGTGGCCATAAAACAGGTTTGGGGTTCTGAGCGTCAGGAGGGCACCCTTCCTGATCCTCCCAGACCCCCGTCTTCCTCTTCTTCCAGGTCAAAGGCTGAGTGGTCCTGACTGTCAAAACAGGAGGCGCTGAGGTACGCGGGGGCTGGCGGAGGGGTCCGAGAGGGAGAGGGTGGAGAAGGGGGGTCTTCGACTGTCTCCTCTGGGGCCGGGGCCGCATCCTCCACGGGGGCCGCGGCCCTGCTCATGGCCCCTTCCAGCTCCGCCCGGTGGCACCGCTGGTGCCGCAAGAGGCTGTAGGCCCTGGAGAAGCGGCGGGGGCAGCGAGGGCAGGGGTGTGGGGCGGGGCCCCCCGCGTGCACCTGGGCGTGCCGGGCCAGGTCTGCCAGTCGCTTGAACTCCCGCTGGCAGCGGACGCACTGGAAGGGCCGGGCCCCCGAGTGGGTGACGCCGTGTTGGCGGAGGTGGGCACGCCGCCGGAAGCCTTTGCCACACTCTGGGCAGCGGAAGCGGGGCTCCACGGgcggtggggggggtggggggggttccTCCCCAGACCCAGGGCCGGAGGCCCGCTCGCCCTCCAGGCTTCCCCCGTCTTCTCCATTCCGCCCCTGGGATTCTGCCCCTTTGGCAAAGTTCCATCCCTTGGAGGCGCCATCTACCCCTCTCTCCTCCTTGTCAGAGCGAGAAGGGGCCGGGGTCGGCGCCAGCAGGCTCAGGGCGCCATGGACCCGGCGGTGCTGCCGGAGGTAGGAGGCCAGACGAAAGGCCAGGTCGCAGTCCGGGCAGGCGAACGGTCGGTCCGGAGAGTGGACGAGCCTGTGTCGGGACAGCGACCAGGGCCTGGCGAAGGCTTTGAGGCAGACGGGGCACTGGTGTCGCTTGGGTCGCGGAGGGGGCCCCGGCTCCCCGTCGGGGCCCGCCCGGCCCCCAGAGCCGCGCAGACAGGGGTGGGCCTTCAGCTCCCCCTTCGTGGGGAAGGCCTCTCGGCAGCGCAGGCACAGCAGGGTCCAGTCGGCCTGGAGCAGgacctccttctcctcccctcggCCGGCCGCCGCCCGGGCCAGCTCCGCCGCCTCCTCCCGGGCGTCCTCGGGAGGCCCCGGGACCGGGGCCGGCTCCGACTCGGGCTCCTGGCTCCCCGGAGCCTCGACCCCCACCGGCTCCCCGCCGCCACCGTGCTCCTGGGCCAGGTGCAGCTGCAGCTGGGCCGGCTCGGGGAAGGTGCGCGGGCAGGCCGCGCACCGCAGGGGCGGCTGAGGGCCGTGGCCCCGCAGGTGCCGGGCCAGGTGGGCCGGCCGGCGGAAGGCCTTGGGACACAGGGGGCAAGTGTGGGGGCGCAGGCCCGAGTGGCTAAGCTGATGACGGGACAGGTAGTAGGGGAAGCGGAAGAGACGGCCGCAAGTGGGGCAGGGCAGGGGGGCCCTGGGAGCGGCTCCGCCGCCCCGACCCCGGCCGCGGCCCcgaccccggccccggccccggccccggccccgaggAGAGGCACCTGGGGCTGGTGGAGGTGGCTGGGGGTCCATACCtgcaggaaaaaagagaaagaggcatGAGGTACACGCAGGGTGGCTGAGAAGCGGGTGGTCCAGAGATGGATGGGAGCCAATGGGATCCACAGAAAAAGAgatggggggaaggaggggaggtgggcgaggaagggaagaggggcaGAAAGGGAAAGATGGGGGGAGATGGAGGGGAGAGATgcgagagatgagagatggagggggagagagagatggaggggagAGATGCGAGAGATGGAGGGGAGAGACAGATGGGGGAGATGGAGGGGGCGAGATGCGAGAGATGGGGAGAGATAgaagagatggggagggagaaacAGATGGGGGGAGAGATGCGAGAGATGGGGAGGGATAgaagagatggggagggagagacagatgGGGGAGATGGAGGGGGAGAGATGCGAGAGATGGGGAGGGATAgaagagatggggagggagagacagatgGGGGAGATGGAGGGGGAGAGATGCGAGAGATGGGGAGGGATGAGAGATGGAGGGATGAgagatggagaagggaaggggagggggggccCCTGAGCCCCCCAGCCCTGGAGCGCCGCGGGGGGGGGGCAGCCTCGGCCTCACTTGACAGATCGGGGAGCCTTGGCACCCCAGGAGGGGCCGAGCCGGGGCGGCCCCCCGGAGGCGCCCGCGGCGGGACCTGAACTCGGGGCACCCCGGCTGGGGCGGGGGCGGAGTCgatccagagaaaagaaagaagcgGGGGTGGGGGGCCGCGGGGCgggggacagacagacagacagacagacagagccGGGGGAGGGGGCGGCAGACGGACCCCGAGCCAGAGGGAAACACGGGGGGCCCCGCCCGCGGCGCCGCAGAGCCCCCCCGCGCAGGCTCACCTCCTCCGGCTCCCTCGGGCCTCGGGGCCTCCTCCCTGGCGCGCGGACCAGCGGGCGCGCGCACGGACGGACAGACggccggggggcggcgggggggagggtggggcgggggaggggcgccgCTCTCCTTCGGCTCCCCGGATGCgagcgcggccccgcccccggcgtGCGGGCGGGGGGGAGAGCGAGCGGAGATGAGCGGGAGGGGGGGCTCGGGGCCGGCGCCCGGCCGGGCCACACCCCGGAGAGGGGCTCGAGAGCGCCTGCGCGCAGGCCCGGGGGCGGAGCCTGTCGCTAAGCGGGGGCCCGGGCCTCTCTCGGAGCCTCGAAGTAAGAAGATGGCTTCACCCTCAGGGGGCGGGGCCCGCCTCTAAGGGGCGGGGCCGCACGCCAGGAGGCGGGGCCTATCGCTGGGCGGAAGACTAGGGCTTTAAGAAGATGGCTTCCCGGGGCGGGCTCGTCGCTAGGGGGCGGGGCCTGTCGCTAAGCGGAGAGCTCGGGCTCTAAGAAGATGGCGGCCCCCGGGGCGGGGCTGGTctcgggggcggggccgcggggggAGGGGCCGGGCCGAGAGCAGGCCCTGGGAGAGGCCGCCCCTGACCTGAAGGGGCGCCCCGAGCCAGCCCGCGGCTTTTGGGGGACGCTCGAGGACGGGCGGCTCACTACCTCCTGCCCCCCCCGCGGTGGGTGCCCCCAGCACCCCGGCACCCGGCCTGGGGGCCCCAGGCTGCGCCCCCAGCTCGCGGGAGCCCCCATACCCAGAGCTCCCCCGGGCGCTGCCAACGCCCCCTCCCTCGGGGGGCCTCCAAGGCTCACCCTGAAGACCCCGACTCGTAGGCAGTTGTTGCTGTtgccccccttcccctttctcaaaCCCCGCACGGTGGGACCTGTTAATACTGGGGGTCCCTCGGGCTCTGGCCCGGCTTCCTGGGTGGCCGTGCACGGAACGGGGAGCATTCTCAAGTCTCTCTTCCCAACCTCTGTTGCTGACTCAGACACCCCAACCTTCCTCCTGCCAAAGGTCCCTCTTAGGGTGGGGGCCCTCACCTCATCCCACTGGGGCTCCTCCCCGGCTCCCACCCCCAAACGCGGCGTGGCGCCAAGGCCCACCCGGCCCAGCTCACCCCCACCCGGCCGTCCTCCAGCGGCCCGCGGCGGGCCTCACCCCCTGCACCCCGATCCACCTTCCCTAAGTGAGGCAGGCTCGAgctgcctccctccccccacgTCACAAACTAATGGCCCCCACGGCCCCCGAGAAGAAACAGCCGGCCCTTTGTTCGGCATGCCCACCCTTTGACAACTTGGCACCCTCCCGCTttgccaatctttttttttgaaacattaccacaataggcatgttgtaaaaataaacataatctctCCCCAAAaaggagaaacctcaagaaaaataaagtgaaaaaaagtacaCTTTACTCTATTCAGACCCCGTCAGCTCTCCTCTTTGGGTCGATAGTCTTTAGCCCGGTTCTTcggaattgtcttgggtcacagcatcgCTGAGAAGAGCTAGGTCATTCCTAGATCATCCTACAGCATTGCTGTGATGTTAATGTGACTATATAcattttccatagatctgccCATATAAGTTTTTACCGagaacatcctgttcatcatttgtttttttgtatttgcaaggcaaaaggggttgtgacttgaccaaggtcacacagctagatcattattaagtgaatttgaactcaggtcatcctgactgcTGGCTGGGGCTCTAACCACTATCATTTCTTCATCGGAATCCCACATCACCTTTTGTTCAGCCGTTCCCCAGCCTTCGgggatgggcatctcctcaatctccagctccccGCCATGAgaagaaagctgctataaatatccctatcCATCGaggttcttttcttcctgtatttcatCTCTTCGGCCAGTCTTTTTACCGGTCACAGCCCTTCCCCAAGCACTCTCTGAACTGTCCCATGGGTCCCCCTTCCACAAGAAGTCTTTCCCGATCTCTCCATGGGGGGGGCACACCTTTCCTGGTGATGAGCTGGCATCTCCCACCAGATTGTCAGCttatctttctttgcatccccattATCTAATAGCTGTTTATTCACTAGACTCAAGGGGCGCTTGTTCTCTGCCCAGCGGGCAGCTCAGTCCTCTTTGGGCCAGACTCCGTAGGAAGGCTAGGGGCTTCCTCCTGGCCTGATCTCTAGGGCAATCTCTCAATAAGTGGAAGAAGGCTCCAAGAGTCAGGGTGCTCTTGTCCAGAAGCATCTACAGAcatggaaactgagaccagaagTCACACAGGTAGCTATTCGCTGGGCCCCCCATCCCAACCAGAGAGGAAGGGCTCTTTCCCCTACATTTCCATAGCTCACTAGGTCCATCAACtccttacagaggaggaaactgaggccacagGGGGGCAGAAAAGAAGCCAAGGCAGTCTCCAAGGCCAACACTTTCCCCGCTGCTGAAGCAGGGGACATTGGACGGAAGAATATTTGATAATCCCTTCTCTATAAGCACGCAATGTTTCTCAGTCTGGTTTCTA
This region includes:
- the ZNF579 gene encoding zinc finger protein 579; this encodes MDPQPPPPAPGASPRGRGRGRGRGRGRGRGRGGGAAPRAPLPCPTCGRLFRFPYYLSRHQLSHSGLRPHTCPLCPKAFRRPAHLARHLRGHGPQPPLRCAACPRTFPEPAQLQLHLAQEHGGGGEPVGVEAPGSQEPESEPAPVPGPPEDAREEAAELARAAAGRGEEKEVLLQADWTLLCLRCREAFPTKGELKAHPCLRGSGGRAGPDGEPGPPPRPKRHQCPVCLKAFARPWSLSRHRLVHSPDRPFACPDCDLAFRLASYLRQHRRVHGALSLLAPTPAPSRSDKEERGVDGASKGWNFAKGAESQGRNGEDGGSLEGERASGPGSGEEPPPPPPPPVEPRFRCPECGKGFRRRAHLRQHGVTHSGARPFQCVRCQREFKRLADLARHAQVHAGGPAPHPCPRCPRRFSRAYSLLRHQRCHRAELEGAMSRAAAPVEDAAPAPEETVEDPPSPPSPSRTPPPAPAYLSASCFDSQDHSAFDLEEEEDGGLGGSGRVPS